The region ataccatacgaaattatataaaagaacgtcgtatttgtattttatcacgattttatctcttatttacaaataaatctcgaattattaacgtggtggttcgagcaagatagagaatatgatgtcaactgcagcgcgacaaggacaaatagtatgcgtcatagattaatcaaccagaagtgaaatcgtaggcagaatacatagcgttcgtaaccgcttgattgcggaacttgagttttcttgttagttagtgagcgtctttcttaaataatattatgatgataataataagttctggctttcaaagtcttataataaagatggtatagaatgagattagtaatagcaggctatttgatattttattagtaatcttgatcttggaatgtatgtaacgtatcaggaggtctactcgcaaaattgACATAgacacatttggaacgatacgataatactcccaatataccgcaactaccctgtctgccgcgggatgatcgaggtagtatattttaggacaatttcggaaatgatgtaaaaaaggcgttgttccattaaaagtaatatgaaatttaatatttttttataaacaagtgcgtatagctgaacagctatcaaactacaaaaacaagttttagggtaggtagcggacgtagacagtaagtgctatctgcttgcataggagttttttcagtaacactgccctttcggtatatcccttgctaactgcagaagaatctatggatcattttctgtttctcccattatcttattgtaataaaccctcaacagaaatacattcataaataatataatatacaagaaataatacatgtaaacttaaaattttttgggagccatcgttagtaaaattgtaaaaatggaacccttattgttaatacatttcggttttgttttgatatgtctgaatttttttattattttatgtacaaataatttatatcatcacTATGGctatttataatcaatattattttttttttttttaaatcaataacacctaatttacctcatttaaatgtagttttactactttataacttttattacatgaactcatgaattaatcgtattttaggcataaatcacggtgtacgtaaatcatatctggtgaatgattctgtgtttttgctatgcaaatacgaagcaattagtaAATaagacttatctctttttcacttgcgataattgcatttactatccttctttgacgtgtaatcgtaatgtagtgtgctattgcaatgttaaattattgatgtgtgcgtttgtgtatcatttacaaacaccgaatgttgtctaggtaacctatctatacttttaaatatcattggacGTGTTGACTGCAGCAGCGTCATGTTATTTCCATTGTGCTAATCACCAGAACATAGACACATGCAAAGGTAACAATCACTATTTGGTATAGCGACGAGTGGACAGCAAATGAACATATTCGCAGTTGTGTGATATGTTGCAAAAACGGACAAGCGAGTGGATACGGGTGTTTAATGTATTTCGTATTCATCTTGTTCGCGAGAAGTTCTTATCGTCGTATTTCTGTGAATAAGATAAAATATGACGATGTGatgaaatatgaaataaaaagcaTAAACAAAATTTGATGAAAAGGTCTTCGTTACCACGTCATACCAAACATAACAATCATCTTGATTCTCGGTGTCATGTGTCAACTTGTCAAGTGCAAGTAAAGTGCCTGGGTACTGGGTTGGGTTAATTTCGCAATTACACAATAAAgtgacaataattttaaaagtagtGCTAAGTTTTTAACAGGCGACTGCCCATTTTACTGAATACTGGATAGTTATACTTGTGAAAATGGGAGATTCGTGCCAAGCATGCCTAACAAGGGTCCCTCACGCTACGTTGATAGCTACGATTATGTGTTGTTTAGGTGTAGGAGTGTTTTGTGGGACTATGTACCGAGGATCAGCACTTTCTATTCTCATGTTCGACGAGGTTTTTCACTTCCGCCTTATATGGATCGAAGCTCTGCAGATGATCTTTATTGTTGGAAGTGCATGTATGGCTGCTTTAGGCTTTATGCTCTTATGCCTAGGATGCCTGACAACAGGCGCAACTAGACAAAGAGTGTACCGAGCTTGGAGAGCTCGAGTCGGCGGTCGGATATCTTGTGCAATCTTTATGattattacttacattttaacTTTTGTCTGGCTTATACTACTTGGATTTTTAGTGATCACAACATTCTTATTTACAATTTTCTGGAAACTCTGTTCTAAGCCCCGAAATATTGACCTTTCAACATGTATCGATTTTACtcaatttgattttatgtttCCATCATCTGTAAAGCAAGAAGATATGAGAATATGTGAAGCACACAAAGTCAAACTGTTTTGTAAAGACTATGTTGAGAAAGCTGAATTCATGTTTATATTGGCTATGGTGTCATGTGTACTGGTTATTTTGAGTTTGGTGCATTACTTAATGTGCCTATCTGCAAATTATGCTCACATCAGAGACCACGAGAAGTTCCAGGAATTGCAAGAGTTGCAGTATTTGACCAACCCAGACTTACATGCCTCTAAAGACAGATTCTAGTATATGGCCCGTGCGCCATTGCTGCGCTCACTGGAGGCCACTACAAAAATGTGACCGAATAATGAAGTTATTGCATTTTAATGTGTAAAACaatcaaaaatttaaagacTGATATATTCAATGCACACGAGAGCTAAAGATTGTTACATATCAAATCAATTGGGCTGCTACTGATAATAGCACAGTGTACTTTGGTGCATAGTGTTAGTGTTTGaaatatagcataagttaagtATAGTTTTAAACATTCCCTTAAATATAAGTTGTTAGTTCACTTAAGCTAGAATGTTTAGATAGTTAATCCAAAATTGGTTAAATTGCATTTATAAGGCCTGTAGGTACTTGCATTTATAGTACAAATggaaattaatgaataatttttatatttattgtaagaaAATCAGTACATTTACTATGAGTATAGTGTTACATTTTGTTATAGTGGAACCAAGAGCAGCATTTTCACGTTTGCAgagaatattttcaatatttagaatatatttGTCACAAAAagcttttaattatattttagtcCAGTCCGTTCAGATCTGAGTGATGATTGAGCGACTCTCTCCAATGTGACTGTATCATATTCAAAACCGGTCTGTCGCGACCGTCTCAATTTGGCCGCTTAACACAGTGACTGTGTCactaacaattatttatattaatattatatattcatccTTTTTTAGGAATCTCAACAAATTTTTGTcctcttttaattatttagtttgtttCAATTAACATTGTTATGTGAACATCACCTGCTAGATCCCTAGATGAAATAGGAAACTGTGAATGAGGCCAGAGTCTAATTTTATGCccaatgttcaaaataaatatctttttctCTGCAAACAATGTAGTGCAGTTGCATCGAATTTGAAAGAAATCCAGTATTTGGTAGCAGCTAGATAGATATATTTCATGATTGTACCTAGCATCCGAAGAAAGCAAAACTGATAGTAAGGGTACTTGTTATCACAATACTAagatatagaaaaaaataagttgATCCGGAATCAAACCAGAGTAGGTATTCTGTACTCTGAGACCCTATTTTTTCCTCTCATTTATGGTTATCAAAACTGGTCTTCCTCTATGATTATTGGAACTGCTGGATTATTGGATTTGtatgggaaataataaattaataagttttaaaataactatGGTTTTTAATAAACTCATACACACTTAGTTTACGAAATTTAGTATAGAATTtcttaattaaatacttttacaggcacattattaatataatctttcaattttgtaatcttttagtatttgtttcaattattaaactttatataaattcaataatataagtattttatagaaATTCTCGGACAGTATTTTTTAGTTCAGCATGGTACAATTTGTCcacaaatttaaaattctattcTTTATACTGTGGCTTTTGTGGAAAGTCTGCACAATAGAGCCAATGTCAGGTTGAGGTTCGCTACCAAGTAATGAGTAAAGG is a window of Leptidea sinapis chromosome 23, ilLepSina1.1, whole genome shotgun sequence DNA encoding:
- the LOC126971175 gene encoding neuronal membrane glycoprotein M6-b, with translation MGDSCQACLTRVPHATLIATIMCCLGVGVFCGTMYRGSALSILMFDEVFHFRLIWIEALQMIFIVGSACMAALGFMLLCLGCLTTGATRQRVYRAWRARVGGRISCAIFMIITYILTFVWLILLGFLVITTFLFTIFWKLCSKPRNIDLSTCIDFTQFDFMFPSSVKQEDMRICEAHKVKLFCKDYVEKAEFMFILAMVSCVLVILSLVHYLMCLSANYAHIRDHEKFQELQELQYLTNPDLHASKDRF